The following proteins are encoded in a genomic region of Liolophura sinensis isolate JHLJ2023 chromosome 7, CUHK_Ljap_v2, whole genome shotgun sequence:
- the LOC135469934 gene encoding NIPA-like protein 2 isoform X2 yields MDPPEMNTSSKDLLIGSALAICGNLLISISLNIQKFTHVRNAKREESERLHYTKEPFWWLGLFLMFCGEIGNFSAYGFAPASLVAPLGTTTVVANLFLSAAILKEKIKPEHLFGSALAVVGAFLLVTFSKRTEKVFDAKQLVDALTQTAFIVYVCIEIVAIIVLFVLLYKFEMQSVLVYLLITSLLASFTVISAKAVSSMLQVTFAGWSQFRYPIFYAMLLVLAVTAVIQIKYLNQAMKYFNATVVVPTNFVFFTISAIIAGIIFYKEFWGMSALEICMFLFGCVMCFVGVYFITVGRESTQDSSQTEKPANEEPASRPVLADIIPTWLLADVNMAPVQPRGNVNHLSNAPDTRPILPEKTSDGSSSQDTLYDTPGAKDSPTASYGATQ; encoded by the exons ATGGATCCCCCAGAAATGAATACCTCGTCCAAg GATTTGCTGATTGGTTCAGCTCTGGCAATATGTGGAAATCTGCTTATTAGCATATCTCTTAACATCCAG AAATTCACTCATGTACGAAATGCCAAACGAGAGGAGTCAGAGCGGCTTCACTATACTAAGGAGCCCTTCTGGTGGCTGGGCCTGTTCCTTATGTTCTGTGGGGAGATCGGGAACTTCTCGGCATATGGATTTGCACCTGCGTCTCTGGTTGCCCCTCTGGGTACAACAACAGTTGTAG CAAACTTGTTCCTGTCAGCTGCTATCCTAAAGGAAAAAATTAAACCAGAGCATCTTTTTg GCTCAGCTCTTGCTGTTGTTGGGGCCTTTTTACTGGTTACATTTTCAAAGAGG acAGAGAAAGTCTTTGATGCCAAACAGTTGGTAGATGCCTTAACCCAGACTGCATTTATTGTCTATGTG TGTATTGAGATTGTCGCTATTATTGTGCTATTTGTCCTTCTCTACAAATTTGAAATGCAGTCAGTTCTAGTCTACTTGCTGATTACATCTCTGTTGG CCTCATTTACAGTGATCTCAGCTAAAGCTGTATCCAGTATGCTGCAGGTTACTTTCGCTGGCTGGTCACAGTTTCGATACCCTATCTTCTATGCCATGCTTCTAGTCCTGGCTGTCACAGCTGTCATACAAATCAA aTATCTGAACCAGGCTATGAAGTATTTTAATGCAACAGTGGTTGTGCCGACAAACTTTGTGTTCTTCACAATAAGTGCTATCATTGCAG GAATAATCTTTTACAAGGAGTTCTGGGGGATGTCAGCTCTAGaaatatgcatgtttttgttCGG atGTGTGATGTGCTTTGTGGGTGTGTACTTCATCACAGTTGGAAGAGAATCCACTCAAGATTCTTCCCAAACAGAAAAGCCTGCAAATGAGGAGCCAGCTAGCCGCCCAGTGCTCGCTGATATCATTCCTA CCTGGCTGTTGGCGGATGTAAACATGGCACCAGTACAGCCACGGGGTAATGTCAACCACCTATCTAATGCCCCAGACACCCGTCCTATTCTTCCTGAGAAAACCTCTGATGGCAGCAGCTCCCAGGATACACTGTATGACACACCTGGTGCCAAGGACAGTCCCACAGCAAGCTACGGGGCCACCCAGTAA
- the LOC135469934 gene encoding NIPA-like protein 2 isoform X1, with protein sequence MSSAYKTGSTTPSSAESLPALVLLTQSPAEETTLNQDLLIGSALAICGNLLISISLNIQKFTHVRNAKREESERLHYTKEPFWWLGLFLMFCGEIGNFSAYGFAPASLVAPLGTTTVVANLFLSAAILKEKIKPEHLFGSALAVVGAFLLVTFSKRTEKVFDAKQLVDALTQTAFIVYVCIEIVAIIVLFVLLYKFEMQSVLVYLLITSLLASFTVISAKAVSSMLQVTFAGWSQFRYPIFYAMLLVLAVTAVIQIKYLNQAMKYFNATVVVPTNFVFFTISAIIAGIIFYKEFWGMSALEICMFLFGCVMCFVGVYFITVGRESTQDSSQTEKPANEEPASRPVLADIIPTWLLADVNMAPVQPRGNVNHLSNAPDTRPILPEKTSDGSSSQDTLYDTPGAKDSPTASYGATQ encoded by the exons GATTTGCTGATTGGTTCAGCTCTGGCAATATGTGGAAATCTGCTTATTAGCATATCTCTTAACATCCAG AAATTCACTCATGTACGAAATGCCAAACGAGAGGAGTCAGAGCGGCTTCACTATACTAAGGAGCCCTTCTGGTGGCTGGGCCTGTTCCTTATGTTCTGTGGGGAGATCGGGAACTTCTCGGCATATGGATTTGCACCTGCGTCTCTGGTTGCCCCTCTGGGTACAACAACAGTTGTAG CAAACTTGTTCCTGTCAGCTGCTATCCTAAAGGAAAAAATTAAACCAGAGCATCTTTTTg GCTCAGCTCTTGCTGTTGTTGGGGCCTTTTTACTGGTTACATTTTCAAAGAGG acAGAGAAAGTCTTTGATGCCAAACAGTTGGTAGATGCCTTAACCCAGACTGCATTTATTGTCTATGTG TGTATTGAGATTGTCGCTATTATTGTGCTATTTGTCCTTCTCTACAAATTTGAAATGCAGTCAGTTCTAGTCTACTTGCTGATTACATCTCTGTTGG CCTCATTTACAGTGATCTCAGCTAAAGCTGTATCCAGTATGCTGCAGGTTACTTTCGCTGGCTGGTCACAGTTTCGATACCCTATCTTCTATGCCATGCTTCTAGTCCTGGCTGTCACAGCTGTCATACAAATCAA aTATCTGAACCAGGCTATGAAGTATTTTAATGCAACAGTGGTTGTGCCGACAAACTTTGTGTTCTTCACAATAAGTGCTATCATTGCAG GAATAATCTTTTACAAGGAGTTCTGGGGGATGTCAGCTCTAGaaatatgcatgtttttgttCGG atGTGTGATGTGCTTTGTGGGTGTGTACTTCATCACAGTTGGAAGAGAATCCACTCAAGATTCTTCCCAAACAGAAAAGCCTGCAAATGAGGAGCCAGCTAGCCGCCCAGTGCTCGCTGATATCATTCCTA CCTGGCTGTTGGCGGATGTAAACATGGCACCAGTACAGCCACGGGGTAATGTCAACCACCTATCTAATGCCCCAGACACCCGTCCTATTCTTCCTGAGAAAACCTCTGATGGCAGCAGCTCCCAGGATACACTGTATGACACACCTGGTGCCAAGGACAGTCCCACAGCAAGCTACGGGGCCACCCAGTAA
- the LOC135469791 gene encoding replication termination factor 2-like, translated as MGCDGGTIPTRDELVRTKKKPEQKDKNAELVAKWKHCAITQETLRQPIMACELGKLYNKESVLEFLLDRSKFEVARNFQHLRNLKDLKQLVLTDAPSTGQPKAEKGDGYIDVQAADYICPVVGIEMNGRYRFCYLWTCGCVFSERALKEVKSDVCHKCGLEYSADDVIILNGTEEDRERLQTRMEEKRLKAKLEKKVKKSQKHKVSATAVTEDSDGPSCSKVQKRETEPASGKSSSSQSAKSKLSNGLSEKLKPARSKPEEKTSIQKDSKTSSVYKSLFTSSDVAKSKPTAHWVTYNPCYY; from the exons AAAGATAAAAATGCAGAGCTTGTGGCAAAATGGAAACATTGTGCTATAACGCAAGAAACCCTTCGCCAACCCATCATGGCTTGTGAATTAGGAAA gTTATATAATAAAGAATCAGTACTTGAGTTCCTCCTTGACAGAAGCAAGTTTGAAGTTGCCAGGAATTTTCAACATTTGAGAAATCTTAAG GATCTCAAGCAACTAGTACTGACAGATGCACCTAGCACTGGACAACCTAAAGCCGAGAAAGGTGATGGATACATTGATGTACAAGCTGCAGACTATATCTGTCCAGTTGTTGGCATAGAAATGAATGGAAGATACAg attttgttatCTGTGGACGTGTGGATGTGTGTTTTCTGAAAGAGCCCTAAAGGAGGTGAAATCTGATGTCTGTCACAAG tgtGGGCTGGAATATTCTGCGGATGATGTGATCATATTGAATGGAACAGAAGAGGATAGAGAAAGACTTCAAACAAGAATGGAAGAAAAAAGACTGAAAGCTAAACTGGAGAAG AAAGTTAAAAAGTCACAGAAACACAAAGTGTCAGCAACTGCAGTTACAGAAG ACTCAGATGGACCAAGTTGCAGCAAAGTTCAGAAAAGAGAGACAGAACCTGCCTCAGGAAAAAGTTCAAGCAGCCAGAGTGCAAAATCTAAGCTGTCAAATGGACTCTCTGAGAAGCTCAAACCGGCCAGATCTAAGCCAGAGGAAAAAACAAGCATTCAGAAGGACAGTAAAACTAGTTCTGTGTATAAGTCCTTGTTCACTAGTTCAGATGTGGCCAAATCTAAGCCCACGGCTCATTGGGTGACATACAACCCTTGCTATTATTGA